The Strigops habroptila isolate Jane chromosome 13 unlocalized genomic scaffold, bStrHab1.2.pri S16, whole genome shotgun sequence genome window below encodes:
- the SPACA6 gene encoding sperm acrosome membrane-associated protein 6 produces MGWWWAPLMLVLAPWLPGNPGAQPRGPGLWQWVALVSWLPGVHPCLLCFWPPIQRARLCRDITGAPLNDPRHRRCLEALDQAAVPLASVTVGSGQRAALQEIIMDALRFLEKQKGKKSFEVSLQEAINTIWVKLSQLEEAPDCIPPCGYQPDARVFQCATCRLMDCQFPLDCPVQDMQVHTDEAITLLCDVPFATPPNLPITWMFAKDLHTQDLALFEELKVGVEGLFILTIQDPTPGTIACRLGVPSEPLVRKYFYLNVSGGSVEAEQGLQAQFRAVLHWPHGRTSLNHMALLGLGLALGSMMLVLLLVRVLLTWGARRCWSPPDLSDHQTPHGPGQQGPPGDSRYLDSP; encoded by the exons ATGGGGTGGTGGTGGGCGCCCCTGATGCTGGTGCTGGCCCCCTGGCTCCCTGGAAACCCAGGCGCCCAGCCAAGGGGACCTGGCTTGTGGCAGTGGGTGGCCCTGGTGTCCTGGCTTCCCGGGGTGCACCcctgtctgctctgcttctgGCCCCCCATTCAGCGGGCACGCCTCTGCCGTGACATTACTGGGGCTCCTCTGAATGACCCCAGACATCGACGCTGCCTTGAGGCTCTTGACCAGGCTGCTGTGCCACTCGCCTCTGTCACTGTGG GGTCGGGGCAGCGCGCGGCACTTCAGGAGATCATAATGGATGCTCTACGTTttctggagaagcagaagggcAAGA AGTCTTTTGAGGTGTCTCTGCAGGAAGCCATCAACACAATCTGGGTGAAGCTGAGCCAGCTGGAGGAAG ctccagACTGCATCCCCCCCTGCG GATATCAGCCAGATGCCCGCGTCTTCCAGTGTGCTACCTGCCGCCTCATGGACTGCCAGTTTCCCCTGGACTGCCCAG TGCAGGACATGCAGGTCCACACAGATGAAGCCATCACACTGCTCTGCGATGTACCCTTTGCCACCCCCCCCAACCTGCCCATTACCTGGATGTTTGCCAAGGAT TTGCACACACAGGATCTGGCCCTGTTTGAGGAGCTGAAGGTGGGTGTGGAGGGACTTTTCATCCTGACCATCCAGGACCCCACTCCAGGAACCATCGCCTGTCGCCTGGGAGTCCCTTCTGAGCCCTTGGTCCGCAAGTACTTCTACCTCAACG TATCAGGGGGAAGCgtggaggcagagcagggactcCAGGCTCAgttcagagctgtgctgcactgGCCCCATGGCAGGACCTCCCTGAACCACATGGCGTtactggggctggggctggcgcTTGGTTCCATgatgcttgtgctgctgctggtgcgAGTCCTCCTGACCTG GGGTGCCCGTCGATGCTGGAGCCCCCCAGACCTCAGCGACCACCAGACACCCCACGGACCTGGACAACAGGGTCCCCCAGGGGATTCTAGATACCTGGATTCACCCTAG